gaaTCCAAGCTACCGCCCAAAAGGGGAAAAACCACACTCGAACCCTACTGCCCGCCCCaatgctccgccgccgccgtgcccctcTCCTCCTCGCGGCCGCGGCGGGCGCGGCCCTGGCGACCACGTCCGCCACCTCCCCTTCCGCCGACGGTCTCGGCGTCGCTTCCACGTTCCACGGCGTcgcccgctcctcccgcgccatTTACACGGTTTGCGAAATGCTACGCTTGCTCTGGAGCAGCCAATAGCTGCTCATGCTCAGTTTTGCCGATTGATTGGTTGCTTCAGATTGGCTTCGTGGTCGTGGACTACAAATACTCGCTGCGGGGGCTGGTTCCTGGATCGGCAGATTACCGGGGTAAGCTCTCCGAGGTATGTATTCTGCACGGGATGGTGGTGTGCCGCCTGCCTGCAAGCTTGTTCCAGGCGAAGGGGCATGTGCAATTTCGTTTGTTCTCATGCTATGATTTTCTTAGGAAAAGAAACTGATTTAGGATTGGTACGTTTGCGTTACATGGTAGGCTGCTACAGTGATTACATTTCTTCAATCTCCCAGCCAAATCATTCTGGTTATATTGTTGAGAACAGGACCCCATTTCATTCTGATACGACATAATACTTTGGACTAGCAATTCACCATATGAATGTTACCGCTGCTGCTGTTCAGCGGGCCCTTGAGCCCACTTGGTTGGTAAAGGAAGGCGACTTAAGATGGTTTTGTGGGCAAAATATGTGTTGCCGCTTAATTGCGCCAGATACCCACATCATATGAGCTGTTTGTGCACCACTTGCCTATTTGGGCCACGAATTCAAAAATATCACTTGTGCCAGGCGACATCATGAGGTAGCCATGGGTCATTTCAAATGTCATCGCTTATTTTCCCTTGGTTTTGGATGAGCTATCATGACACAAGTTTAGTTTTTTCTTACGCAAATGTGTAATTGCATCTAGTATTTTGCTATATCTGTAGACCTCTTCCTTATCTCACTCAATTTTGGAAACCAAATTGCATAATATGGTGCACCGACGCCCATATGAGTAGACCATGTATTGTAGTACTCGAGTTTTGTCAGATTAAAGTTACGTGATGTACTGTATTTTCCTTGCCTGTTGTAGGTTCACTTGAGGTCAGCAAAAAAGCTGCTTAGACTATGTGAAGCGAATAGAGGCTTTTATGTAAAAGCTGGTCAGTTTGTTTCATCACTAAGACAAGTACCAAAGGAGTACATATCAACTCTATCCTGCCTGCAGGATCAGGTTTACTATAACTTCTACCCACCTTATTGTTGGTGCACGGTCATATATATTCACTTTTATATTTACATTATTTTTAATAACTCAGGCAACTCCATGCAAATATCAAGATATCAAAATAGTGATTGAACAAAATTTGGGCAGGGATCTACATGGCATGTAAGTACATAAATTTCATGCTTTTTTAGTCGTCAGTGCTGTGATCATTGGAAATTGCGTTGTGATCTGTTTTACTTCAGAAGAAAAAAGGTTGTATTTGCTCACATTGTTATTCAGTTGTCTATTTAGAATGATTATGCAGGCTCAAGAATTCTTGTATGCATTATGCATAGCTGAAAACACACTTGAGCAGAAAGGGTTTCACATCCTTTCAATGTAACCTGTGATGACTAGCTGGCTACTCTGTTGTGGGTCTCTGTAATCAGGATAGAATGTGCATGTGCTTGCCACTGTGTGATTTGCCTGTTCGAATCTAGCCATGCTGGGAGTTCTACTGTTCACTTACTGCCTTTTGGCCAGCCTGTGTTGTTGATTGATTGTTTCTAGCTTGTGTACAATCATAATTCAGATTCTCAGACAGCGATAAGTATGCCTAGTGTTTACATTAATTTAGTGTCAGTATCAGCTTCGTGCCATTTGCATCATTTGATGACTGCAAAATGCACTGAATTTATACAGTGCAGTCGGCCAATTTGGCCGTGTTTAAATTAGTGATGTTGAGTTTAGTGAACCGTCCATACGGACTAGATTAATCTTTTAGGATAAGCTTGTGTAATTGTACAATCTAGATTTCCCCTGGGCTTCCAATGACACCAGCTCTAGCTCATGTTTGACTGACATATTCTGTTTATTTAGCACTTAATTTTTACAAAAAATGCTTAAAAGTTAATATGTGAGTACCAGATTCCTGGAATTTGATGAACATCCGATCGCTGCTGCATCAATTGCTCAGGTTCATCGAGGTCGGTTGAATAATAATCAGGAAGTAGCTGTAAAGGTTAGATTACTGTTGACACTGCACTTCTTTCCTGTTTTGCTTTTGTTTTGTTTGAACTGTGTAGTTTATTTTAGGTCTTACAATTGGTGTATTTTCCTTCCAAATGAAGTTCAGTGTAATGCCCTGTCGTCCACATGAAATACCAGTTATGTAAACAGGTGAGCTATGTCCAGAAAGACATCATCACACTGTAATTCTCATGGTTCCAACAGTAACTAAGTAGAGACATAGCATTTGTGCAACATGCCCACCATCCAGAGTTCTAGCTTGTGTATGAACCTGCCAAGTTTATGCCCGCCAGCAAGATTTCTTTCTTGCTGAGGCACCTACCATATTTAGGTGTGTTGATGTGTACGAAATTCTGAACATGAAATCGCTGCAACGACAGCCAACTAATTAACAACTTCTCACTTTCATCAGGAAGTGGCAGCTTACATATTGTATTTTTTTGAATCTGCAGCATTCATATTGTAGTCATTTATCCAACGTTTATCTAAGCTTAAATTCATGCTTTCAACTTTCTCACATTTAAAAGTATAATAATGATGATCAGATGTGTCAAGTCAAAACTATAATTGTTACATTAGGTCATAATTTCTAACCTTTACCTCTATGAAACTTTTATGAGCTGGTTTTCCATGTAAGCAGCTAAGGACATCCAATGGTATAAACATGAATATTTGTTAGTTGTCACAGTTCTTTTTTAGTCAAAAGATAAGTGTGGTATGCTGATTTCTTGCAAAACAAAAAtagttttttgtttttgttttaacAAGTCAGTAAGAACAACAACCTAACATAGTTTTATAATGGAATGACGAAATATGCTGCATCAAATATTTGTCCTCTTTTTTAGACATATCCTGCTATTACTATATGCCATTTTTAGTTGATTTCGAACTTGCCCTGTAGAAGCTGTAAAGCCTGCATCGATCTAAAAAGTTATCTTGGTTGATTACATGTGTATTAGTATGTTTGAGGAATTTCATCCTAATTTTGACATCTAGGTTCAGTATCCTGGGTTGGAGCGGCGAATGAAGCTAGACATAATGACTATGTCCCTCTTGTCAAAATATGTCTCTTTGGTATGTTACAGATATCAACTTTGGGCTTTCAGTTTATTATGGCAAAGAGAATATTTCCTACTTGGGGCCCTGTATTTGACTGGCTTAGTTTATTCACTTCTGTTTGTACCTAGTGTTAAAGAAGGCCTGGGCTCTGCCTCTGGATACATTTCATCCAGAATTGTAATTCAACAGCTGGGTTTGTTAACGATCAAGATTGTTGTTAAAAAGCAACCTTACTTAAAGTGCTGCTCCGTGTAGCAAAGTTCTTGTAATGGAAGCGAGACTTAACATAGTTTGCACTCCAGTGAAGTCCTTGATTTTCGCCGACTAGCTTTATGCTAGTATTTCATTAACTGTTTCAGAGGGTAGTTGCCACAATTGGATAACTTAAAAGCTCATTGATGAAGAAAGACATGTGCCGCTGCATGTTTTAGGCCTGACATGTTCTGCTGCATGTTATAAGGAGGGATGTATGCATCAGTTTCTTTTGTGGCATCATTGATGAAATAAAAGACAAATATATTCTTCTATTCAAATCAAGTCATTGCTTTTACCTTGTTATCATGCCGTTATTATGCATTAGGCATCATTGAACCGTTGGTGGTTTGCCATAACTGGACAACTTAATAAGGAAATGGTTGAATGATTATTGTTGGCACCATCATTGTGCTCTCCATTATGATCAGATTTAATTATCATGCTTGTCTGTTTTGTTCACGTATTTAGAACAATGTGTTTGAACTTCCTTGAAATACTTTATTAGTGTCTCGTTGTTGAAGTCTAAATTTGAGCTTTTTTTTTTGGCAGATCTTTCCTGATTATAGGTTTGAGAAAATATTACTTGAATTTGAGAGAACCATGTCAATGGAACTGGGTAAGTGCTTGAACATTTCCTCGCTCACAGTTCTGTGGGGCCATTGTTGTAGAACCATCAAATATTGCATTCATTAAAAATAGCTACCGTTGTCTATCCATTAGTTCTCGATTCCTCTCATTGAATCAAAGAACAATAGTCTAGTTTCTCCATAAGTGGGCCTACTTACATAAAAAGGAAAATTTCATGGTATATAACACGAGTTAAAAAAGGAAACATTCATGGTATATAACATGAGTGACCTCGGTTAACTGCATTACAAGTTTCTCCTTTCAATTCTTTAACTGCAGCATGATAGATTAAAAGTTGGAATGTTAAGATGCATCCTCGTCCCTCACCTAGTCCCCACAAGTTTCTCCTTTCAATTCTTTAAATGCAGCATGTTAAGATGATTTTTGGTCATCTGGGACTTTGGAGCTTACAGACATTATAGCACGTGCATTGATGCTTTGCAGATTTTACCCAAGAGGCTAAGAATTCCGAGAGAACTACAAGCTGCTTCAGGAAAAATGATGTTGTCAAAGTACCTCATGTTTTTTGGGTATCAAGCGTCCAACTGTGATCCTTACTATTTTATTCAATCAACTATAAGTCAAGGAACAAAAAAACAAACCTTACGCAAGTAGACTGTAGTCTGTTGTTGACACAAAGCCCAGCCAGTGTTTAATTAAGCTGGTAGAGCCTCTCTAAGAAGTGTTGCACATCATTAATTTGTTCAATTCTCCACGTTGCATGGTCAAAACATATACTGACTGAACTAaggttgtactccctccgtaaaaaAATATATGAGTGTTTAGATCAATagagtagtgatctaaacgctcttatatttttaTTACGCAGGGAGTATTTGACAGTTGGCAGTCATTCAACCTCATGCTGATAGTTTAGATGCCTCACTTGTGActtcttttatttgagttttaacTGTTTAGGTTTGTGTATAGCAGTTTGTGACTAGTTGAAGCTGTTGCAGGAACTGACAACCAAGGAGGTCTTGACAATGGAATTTTGTACTGGCCACAAGGTAGATGCTTACTCCTTGGCTAAATCTTACGGGCTGTTTTGGGGCTTAATTTACAAATCGTTGGATACCGTCTATTATTGACAAATAATCCTTGAACTGCATTGAATATACTggaaaggaaggggggggggggcatccAAACATAAGAGAGAGGAGAGCATTACCTCTAGTTAATAGAATATCTGAAGTGACTAATAATGAAGTACATTTGCATAACCTCTTGTGTTACTGTTGTGACAGGTTGATGACTTGGACTTCCTAAGGAAAGCCGATATCAGCCCTACAAAGGTTGTCTTAAGACCCATAGCTAAAATGAATGTATTTATTGTCCAAGTAATGTTCTTGCGCACATGCTTTGACAATAACTAGAAGCAAACTTCAGACACACAAACAAGCCACCAACAAACAAGTGTTCCCCGATTTCGATAGTTCTCATGTATCATCATTTTCGTTCACTATGCTTTGTATGTCTGTTCTTTGTTCCATGCCTTGCAACGGAAAATGGGGGTGCTCACTTGTATTCTTGTACCTCTGTATAGTTGACACTTCTTATTAGTTACAAAATTAGCTAAAAAGGAATTATAAAAACAAGATTAAATTTCCTAAAGGATGCAAAATAATGCTTCTTCTACTAACATCATCTATTCTGCTTACCCCTTCATGCTCATTTATTTGATGTTGCACATGATATAATTTTTTCTCACTGACCTGCTATTTTGTATGCGGGTGTTCTCTTACCTCTATATGTACCTTCTTCCAGGTAGCTAAAGCATTAATCGAACTGTTTGGTGAAATGATATTTATACATGGTTTTGTTCATGGTGATCCTCATCCTGGAAACATATTGGTTTCTCCTCGAGGCCAAGGGAGATTTTCATTAGGTGCTCCCTTTTGTTTTGTAACATGATATTTTCTGCTTGTCTATATTCATTAATATATCATAATGGCCGGGTTTAGTATATTGTATGCCTCGGAAACATTCTGTTAAGAACCTTATGCTTTAATGTTTCAATTATTACTAGATCCCTATTCAGCTCTTCCTATTTGACAGAATGAGCTTGAATTGTTTTTAATTGGTAAAATGGTGCATACTTTTACAGTTTTGTTGGATCATGGTATTTATAAAGAATTGGACCCAAAGTTTAGACTGGACTACTGTAAGCTGTGGAAAGCATTGATATCGCTGGATGTGCAAAAAATTCTGGAGTTAGGTGAACAGTTTGGTGTCGGGAAATATGCGAAGTACTTTCCTTTAATATTCACTGGAAGGACTATAGACAGGTAAACCTTTTTTCACTTCCACTATAATGCTCAAATATTGTAATGTTCTGCGGACTTCTCTCATTATGGGGTAAAAACCATGACAGAACTCATGTTCGACGTTAATAGGGATAATGCTTATAATACACCAATTTTCTTAAGCAACTGGATGCATACAATTCCACACTTGAAACTTTGGAAATTATTTCTGATCAGGTGGTTCATACAAAGACATTAAGTCTTTTTTTGTTATGGCAATCAAGAATAGGCAAAACTGTTGGCTTTGTATTTATTTACATCAGCCATGCATTGGCTTCATATTTGCTTAGTACTTCTGCAATGCATTAGCTCGTATTGCTAGACTTCAGCCATGCATTCATTACATACGCTTAGTACATCAGCCATGCATTGAGTAAAGCCAGCTTGGTATTTCTCATTTCTCAAGAAAATGCAAAAAACATGGCGCCTCATTGTATTCTATAGAGCTAGAAGAAGTTAATGTACAATTCCAAGTGGGTGAGAGAAAACCAGAAAAAAACAGTAGCAACTGCTTTCCACCTTTGATAATCCAGTGCATTGCTTTGGATTTGATCCTGAGGAACAAAACCAGCTAGGTGTTTGTTCTATACCGTAAAAGTTATTACATATCCATGTTCTGGTTTGCAGCAGTTCTAAAGTTCAGTGATTACCAATGGAATAACTAGTGGGCTAAATAGTAAAGTCTAACCTTTTCCAGGGAGTCGATTTAAGTTCTAGAATCCCGGCCCATTGCTTAAAACATATTGTACTGAGCTCAGTCGTTACAGTTTTTACTTTATGGGCTAGGCACTGACGTGCAATAAGTTACTCTTTATTAAACTGCCTCTCATGTACTCACCAGCAAATCAGCTCTTGGAACACAAATATCTGGTGAAGAGAAGACACGTATAAAGCAGGACTTGAACTCTCTTGGAATGGATGATATATCTTCATTTATGGAATCCTTGCCGCCTGATTTTCTTGTCATACTTCGAACCGAGTAAGGCAAATCTTTGTAGAGAGCATAACCTTGTTACTATTTTCTCACTCATTATTGTGTTCATAATGCTATTTGTGATCTCAATTCAGTGGACTATTGAGGTCCATTTTAGGGAATCTAGGGGCGCCACGTCATGTTCGACTTCTTGCTTATGCAAAGTGTGCCATATACGGCCATGAGGAACAGTCCAGATTGGAGTCCGGTATGTCTCAATCAACTTTGTATGCTTATCAAAACTGGTTGAGCCCTTTTTTTTAGAGAAAACTGGTTGAGCCCTTGGCTCTTGCCAACATCCTAGttgtcttttttttttgcggggatatCCTAGTTAGTCCGATATTCTAATTTCTCTAATATAGGTGCAATCAACCGTATAACGTTGCAAATCAAAACAAGCATTAGCTATCTCCATCTGAGGATACTCATTGGTAATTTACAACACCACTGCCCCACCCTACATCCACCTGATGTCACCAGTTTGCCTAGTGCATGCTAATCTGCTCTGACCTAGAAAATCATTTTTTTTTCAGAATTAGCGAGGTTGTTGGTGCAATTTAATGACTACAAGCATAAGGCCAAGGACAAATTGAGTTGGATGCTCCAGAAGATAAGTAGAGAGGTTTTGGGATGGTACAAAGCTCTGATGTGAATGTGATGTCCTGCAGCTCCTGCAGCTGGTGAAGTTTGGCAAATGGGGCTCCAGGAAGGAGGTCATGCACGTCTCAAGGGAACTTGCAGCTGGATTCAGCAAATTGTACAATTAGATGGTTGGACGCTGGTGCTACTAAGTTTGTGTTGACATGAGTGTCAAAAAAACATCTTACGTTATGGGACTGAGGGAGTAGTTCATAGTAATCTGCTAGGAATTTAGATACTTATTAGGAGTAGTACTCTGTGACACACTATTAAGAGAAATTCACACGTGCGTGCAGTCTAGATATTGTGTATGAGAGTGACTGGGAGTGGTAAGTATCGTGTCAGTGATTAATGTTGCCTCATTTTTCTTATTCATTATTTGTTATCCGCAAGGCGCATTTCTCTCATGCCAAAATTGCAGATtaccttctctttttttttttgaaagaccTTCTCTTATTTATTATTTTGTTATTCGCAAGGCTTTTGTTGAAACAAGTGTAATTTGA
The Aegilops tauschii subsp. strangulata cultivar AL8/78 chromosome 3, Aet v6.0, whole genome shotgun sequence genome window above contains:
- the LOC109777056 gene encoding uncharacterized protein isoform X1, with protein sequence MLRRRRAPLLLAAAAGAALATTSATSPSADGLGVASTFHGVARSSRAIYTIGFVVVDYKYSLRGLVPGSADYRGKLSEVHLRSAKKLLRLCEANRGFYVKAGQFVSSLRQVPKEYISTLSCLQDQATPCKYQDIKIVIEQNLGRDLHGIFLEFDEHPIAAASIAQVHRGRLNNNQEVAVKVQYPGLERRMKLDIMTMSLLSKYVSLIFPDYRFEKILLEFERTMSMELDFTQEAKNSERTTSCFRKNDVVKVPHVFWELTTKEVLTMEFCTGHKVDDLDFLRKADISPTKVAKALIELFGEMIFIHGFVHGDPHPGNILVSPRGQGRFSLVLLDHGIYKELDPKFRLDYCKLWKALISLDVQKILELGEQFGVGKYAKYFPLIFTGRTIDSKSALGTQISGEEKTRIKQDLNSLGMDDISSFMESLPPDFLVILRTDGLLRSILGNLGAPRHVRLLAYAKCAIYGHEEQSRLESGAINRITLQIKTSISYLHLRILIELARLLVQFNDYKHKAKDKLSWMLQKISREVLGWYKALM
- the LOC109777056 gene encoding uncharacterized protein isoform X2; the protein is MLRRRRAPLLLAAAAGAALATTSATSPSADGLGVASTFHGVARSSRAIYTIGFVVVDYKYSLRGLVPGSADYRGKLSEVHLRSAKKLLRLCEANRGFYVKAGQFVSSLRQVPKEYISTLSCLQDQATPCKYQDIKIVIEQNLGRDLHGIFLEFDEHPIAAASIAQVHRGRLNNNQEVAVKYPGLERRMKLDIMTMSLLSKYVSLIFPDYRFEKILLEFERTMSMELDFTQEAKNSERTTSCFRKNDVVKVPHVFWELTTKEVLTMEFCTGHKVDDLDFLRKADISPTKVAKALIELFGEMIFIHGFVHGDPHPGNILVSPRGQGRFSLVLLDHGIYKELDPKFRLDYCKLWKALISLDVQKILELGEQFGVGKYAKYFPLIFTGRTIDSKSALGTQISGEEKTRIKQDLNSLGMDDISSFMESLPPDFLVILRTDGLLRSILGNLGAPRHVRLLAYAKCAIYGHEEQSRLESGAINRITLQIKTSISYLHLRILIELARLLVQFNDYKHKAKDKLSWMLQKISREVLGWYKALM
- the LOC109777056 gene encoding uncharacterized protein isoform X3, translating into MLRRRRAPLLLAAAAGAALATTSATSPSADGLGVASTFHGVARSSRAIYTIGFVVVDYKYSLRGLVPGSADYRGKLSEVHLRSAKKLLRLCEANRGFYVKAGQFVSSLRQVPKEYISTLSCLQDQATPCKYQDIKIVIEQNLGRDLHGIFLEFDEHPIAAASIAQVHRGRLNNNQEVAVKVQYPGLERRMKLDIMTMSLLSKYVSLIFPDYRFEKILLEFERTMSMELDFTQEAKNSERTTSCFRKNDVVKVPHVFWELTTKEVLTMEFCTGHKVDDLDFLRKADISPTKVAKALIELFGEMIFIHGFVHGDPHPGNILVSPRGQGRFSLVLLDHGIYKELDPKFRLDYCKLWKALISLDVQKILELGEQFGVGKYAKYFPLIFTGRTIDSKSALGTQISGEEKTRIKQDLNSLGMDDISSFMESLPPDFLVILRTDGLLRSILGNLGAPRHVRLLAYAKCAIYGHEEQSRLESELARLLVQFNDYKHKAKDKLSWMLQKISREVLGWYKALM
- the LOC109777056 gene encoding uncharacterized protein isoform X4, with translation MKLDIMTMSLLSKYVSLIFPDYRFEKILLEFERTMSMELDFTQEAKNSERTTSCFRKNDVVKVPHVFWELTTKEVLTMEFCTGHKVDDLDFLRKADISPTKVAKALIELFGEMIFIHGFVHGDPHPGNILVSPRGQGRFSLVLLDHGIYKELDPKFRLDYCKLWKALISLDVQKILELGEQFGVGKYAKYFPLIFTGRTIDSKSALGTQISGEEKTRIKQDLNSLGMDDISSFMESLPPDFLVILRTDGLLRSILGNLGAPRHVRLLAYAKCAIYGHEEQSRLESGAINRITLQIKTSISYLHLRILIELARLLVQFNDYKHKAKDKLSWMLQKISREVLGWYKALM